From the Primulina tabacum isolate GXHZ01 chromosome 15, ASM2559414v2, whole genome shotgun sequence genome, one window contains:
- the LOC142527586 gene encoding signal peptidase complex subunit 3B-like has product MHSFGYRANALLTFAITILALMCAMASVSDNFNSPSPTSEVQVLNINWFQKKPDGDDEVSLTLNISANLQSLFTWNTKQVFVFLAAEYETPKNSLNQVSLWDGIIPSKEHAKFWIHTTNKYRFIDQGRNLRSKEFNLTLHWHVMPKTGKMFVDKIVMSGYRLPEAYR; this is encoded by the exons ATGCACTCTTTCGGATACAGAGCTAATGCTTTGCTGACCTTCGCCATCACCATTCTGGCTTTGATGTGCGCCATGGCCTCTGTATCTGACAATTTTAATTCGCCGTCTCCCACCTCTGAAGTTCAG GTTTTGAATATTAATTGGTTCCAGAAGAAACCCGATGGAGATGATGAG GTCAGCCTGACATTGAATATATCTGCTAACTTGCAGTCATTATTTACATGGAACACGAAGCAG GTCTTTGTATTTTTAGCTGCTGAATATGAAACACCAAAGAATTCGTTGAATCAG GTGTCCTTGTGGGATGGTATTATACCTTCCAAAGAACATGCGAAGTTTTGGATTCACACAACAAACAAATATCGTTTTATTGACCAA GGGAGAAATCTACGCAGTAAAGAGTTCAACTTAACATTGCATTGGCATGTCATGCCAAAGACTGGAAAGATGTTTGTGGACAAAATAGTGATGAGTGGCTACCGCTTACCTGAGGCGTATAGATAA
- the LOC142528091 gene encoding NADPH-dependent aldehyde reductase 1, chloroplastic-like, giving the protein MSRFIPSSKVLATKAFLNPVSFPCYFPRLPAKATHTSIQRRSCVRSMASSTGIGQPPQSQSTQPGKQHLMDPIPKSISDDYKPSDKLLGKIAVVTGGDSGIGRAVSHLFALEGATIAFTYVKGQEDKDAEDTLNILKEAKHPHAKDPIAIPTDLGYDENCKKVVEEIVDKFGQIDILVNNASEQHKANSVEDIDEERIIRVFRTDIFSYFFMTRHSLKHMKKGSAIINTLSLTAYIGTPKLLDYTAAKGATIAFTRGLATQLMDKGIRVNGVSPGPTWTPVNAASLSEEENAELGKSEVPMKRAAQPYELAPSYLFLAANVYSSYISGQVIHPNGGTIVNS; this is encoded by the exons ATGTCTCGTTTCATTCCAAGTTCCAAAGTTTTGGCAACTAAAGCTTTCTTAAATCCCGTTTCTTTCCCTTGTTACTTCCCACGTTTGCCAGCTAAAGCAACTCATACTTCGATTCAACGTCGTTCTTGTGTGAGATCAATGGCGTCGTCGACTGGGATCGGGCAGCCGCCGCAGTCACAAAGCACTCAGCCCGGAAAACAACATTTGATGGACCCAATTCCCAAGTCCATTTCCGATGATTATAAGCCATCCGACAAGCTTCTC GGTAAAATTGCGGTGGTGACTGGAGGTGATTCGGGCATCGGGCGAGCTGTGAGCCACCTGTTTGCCTTAGAGGGCGCCACCATTGCATTCACGTACGTGAAAGGTCAAGAAGACAAAGACGCGGAAGACACACTCAACATATTGAAGGAAGCCAAGCACCCCCATGCCAAAGACCCCATTGCTATACCCACGGATTTGGGTTACGACGAAAACTGCAAAAAAGTAGTGGAGGAAATTGTGGACAAATTCGGGCAAATCGATATACTTGTGAACAATGCCTCAGAGCAGCACAAAGCCAATTCTGTTGAAGATATTGATGAAGAAAGGATTATAAGGGTGTTCAGGACTGATATCTTCTCCTACTTCTTCATGACAAG GCATAGTTTGAAGCATATGAAGAAAGGAAGTGCCATTATCAACACCTTATCATTAACAGCCTACATAGGCACGCCAAAGTTATTGGATTATACAGCCGCAAAAGGAGCAACCATAGCATTCACTCGAGGCCTCGCGACGCAGTTAATGGACAAAGGGATCCGGGTGAACGGTGTGTCGCCAGGGCCTACATGGACACCTGTGAATGCAGCTTCTCTAAGTGAGGAGGAAAATGCCGAACTGGGAAAGTCTGAAGTGCCCATGAAGAGGGCGGCGCAGCCTTATGAGCTTGCCCCTTCGTATTTGTTCCTGGCCGCGAATGTCTACTCTTCCTACATAAGCGGACAGGTCATACACCCTAACGGGGGCACAATTGTTAATAGTTGA